The proteins below come from a single Pseudomonas chlororaphis genomic window:
- a CDS encoding Cro/Cl family transcriptional regulator — MDKWIELVKAKMKELHITQVVLAERLGMSQGGVGHWLTKRRQPSVDDMNRVLQELGLEFLEVAMVIREPDTSTEEGLALAQKYNPYFRYPVSEWHQVGHVREGEIRYELTDYHAQGEAFWLVVMGDAMTAPSGLSIPEGMSILVDPAIEAVPGKLVVAYLPGSSDATFRKLIEESGQRYLVPLNPTYPKSLYTKQCRMIGVVVQATIRF, encoded by the coding sequence ATGGATAAATGGATAGAGTTGGTCAAGGCCAAGATGAAGGAGCTGCACATCACGCAAGTGGTGCTGGCAGAACGGTTGGGAATGTCCCAGGGCGGCGTCGGCCATTGGCTGACCAAGCGCCGGCAACCCAGTGTCGACGACATGAATCGGGTCCTGCAGGAGCTGGGGCTGGAATTCCTCGAAGTGGCGATGGTGATTCGCGAACCGGACACCTCCACGGAGGAGGGCCTGGCGCTGGCGCAGAAGTACAACCCGTACTTCCGTTACCCGGTCAGTGAGTGGCACCAGGTCGGCCATGTGCGCGAGGGCGAGATTCGCTATGAGCTGACGGATTACCACGCCCAGGGCGAAGCGTTCTGGCTGGTGGTGATGGGCGATGCCATGACCGCCCCGAGCGGCCTGAGCATTCCCGAGGGCATGTCGATCCTGGTGGATCCGGCGATCGAAGCGGTGCCCGGCAAGCTGGTGGTGGCCTACTTGCCTGGCAGCAGCGACGCGACCTTTCGCAAGCTGATCGAGGAGAGCGGCCAGCGTTACCTGGTCCCGCTCAATCCGACTTACCCGAAAAGCCTGTACACCAAGCAATGCCGCATGATCGGCGTGGTGGTGCAGGCCACCATCCGTTTCTGA
- a CDS encoding methylcrotonoyl-CoA carboxylase has translation MILHTQLNPRSPEFVANRDAMLEQVEALRTLLAQVQQGGGAKAQERHTSRGKLLPRERINRLLDPGSPFLEISPLAAHDVYGEDVPAAGVIAGIGRVEGVECMIVANDATVKGGSYYPLTVKKHLRAQAIAQQNRLPCIYLVDSGGANLPRQDEVFPDREHFGRIFFNQANMSAQGIPQLAVVMGSCTAGGAYVPAMADEAIMVRQQATIFLAGPPLVKAATGEVVSAEDLGGADVHCKISGVADHYADNDEHALALARRSVANLNWRKLGDVQRRQPIAPLYAAHELYGVVSADPKQPFDVREVIARLVDGSVFDEFKALFGTTLVCGFAHLHGYPVAILANNGILFAEAAQKGAHFIELACQRGIPLLFLQNITGFMVGQKYEAGGIAKHGAKLVTAVACAQVPKFTVIIGGSFGAGNYGMCGRAYDPRFLWMWPNARIGVMGAEQAAGVLVQVKREQAERSGHPFGTEQEAEIKQPILDQYEEQGHPYYSSARLWDDGVIDPAQTRDVLGLALSASLNAPIESSRFGVFRM, from the coding sequence ATGATTCTGCACACCCAGCTCAATCCACGTTCGCCGGAGTTCGTCGCCAACCGCGACGCGATGCTCGAACAGGTCGAGGCCCTGCGCACCCTGCTCGCCCAAGTCCAGCAAGGTGGTGGTGCCAAGGCTCAAGAGCGGCACACATCCCGGGGCAAATTGCTGCCACGCGAGCGCATCAACCGGTTGCTCGACCCCGGTTCGCCGTTCCTGGAAATCAGCCCCCTCGCCGCTCACGACGTGTACGGCGAGGACGTTCCCGCCGCCGGCGTGATTGCCGGGATCGGTCGCGTGGAAGGCGTCGAATGCATGATTGTCGCCAACGATGCGACCGTCAAAGGCGGTTCCTACTACCCGCTGACGGTGAAGAAACACCTGCGTGCCCAGGCCATCGCCCAGCAGAATCGCCTGCCCTGCATCTACCTGGTGGACTCCGGCGGTGCCAACCTGCCGCGCCAGGATGAAGTGTTCCCGGACCGCGAGCACTTTGGCCGGATCTTCTTCAACCAGGCCAACATGAGCGCCCAGGGGATCCCGCAATTGGCCGTGGTCATGGGCTCCTGCACGGCCGGCGGCGCCTATGTGCCGGCCATGGCGGACGAGGCAATCATGGTGCGCCAGCAGGCCACCATTTTTCTCGCCGGCCCGCCACTGGTGAAGGCCGCCACCGGTGAAGTGGTCAGCGCCGAAGACCTGGGCGGTGCCGACGTGCATTGCAAGATCTCTGGCGTGGCCGACCATTACGCCGATAACGACGAACATGCCCTGGCCTTGGCCCGCCGCAGCGTGGCCAACCTGAACTGGCGCAAACTCGGCGACGTGCAGCGGCGCCAGCCCATCGCCCCGCTGTATGCGGCGCACGAGCTGTACGGCGTGGTGTCGGCAGACCCCAAGCAGCCCTTCGATGTCCGGGAAGTGATCGCGCGCCTGGTGGACGGTTCGGTGTTCGATGAGTTCAAGGCGCTGTTCGGCACCACGCTGGTCTGCGGGTTTGCCCACTTGCACGGCTATCCGGTGGCCATCCTGGCGAACAACGGGATCCTGTTCGCCGAGGCTGCGCAGAAAGGCGCGCACTTCATCGAACTGGCCTGCCAGCGCGGCATTCCCCTGTTGTTCCTGCAGAACATCACCGGTTTCATGGTCGGCCAGAAATACGAAGCCGGCGGCATTGCCAAGCACGGAGCGAAACTGGTCACGGCCGTCGCCTGCGCCCAGGTGCCGAAGTTCACCGTGATCATCGGCGGCAGCTTCGGCGCGGGCAACTACGGCATGTGCGGCCGCGCGTACGACCCGCGGTTCCTGTGGATGTGGCCGAATGCGCGGATCGGGGTGATGGGTGCCGAACAGGCGGCCGGCGTGCTGGTGCAGGTCAAGCGCGAACAGGCCGAGCGCAGTGGCCACCCGTTCGGCACCGAACAGGAAGCCGAGATCAAGCAACCGATCCTCGACCAGTACGAAGAACAGGGCCACCCCTACTATTCCAGCGCACGGCTGTGGGATGACGGTGTCATCGACCCGGCCCAGACCCGCGACGTACTGGGGTTGGCCTTGTCGGCCTCACTCAACGCGCCCATTGAATCGAGCCGCTTCGGCGTGTTCCGGATGTAA
- a CDS encoding AMP-binding protein: MDQSGLQSPLSYTRGSEAKALLLQTIGEAFDHTVARYPEGEALVVRHQSLRYTWQQLAEAVDVHARALLALGLKSGDRLGVWAPNCAQWCISQFASAKIGVILVNINPAYRVSELEYVLKQSGCQWLVCAGSFKTSDYHAMLQALAPELAEQSIGQLHSERLPDLRGVISLDPQPPSGFLPWSQLAALSTAVTAGQLAEREASLHFDQPVNIQYTSGTTGFPKGATLSHHNILNNGYMVGESLGLTAADRLVIPVPLYHCFGMVMGNLGCVTHGSTMIYPNDAFDPLLTLTTVAEEQATALYGVPTMFIALLDQPQRGEFDLSSLRTGIMAGATCPIEVMRRVIGELHMREVQIAYGMTETSPVSLQTGPSDELEVRVTTVGRTQPHLESKIIDEAGEIVPRGTIGELCTRGYSVMLGYWNNPKGTAEAIDQAHWMHTGDLATMDEQGYVCIVGRNKDMIIRGGENVYPRELEEFFFTHPAVADVQVIGIPCSRYGEEIVAWIKCHPGHSTTAQELHAWCKERIAHFKTPRHFKFVDAFPMTVTGKVQKFRMREISIQELCDRDED; the protein is encoded by the coding sequence ATGGATCAATCCGGTTTGCAGTCGCCACTGAGCTACACCCGCGGTTCCGAGGCCAAGGCTTTGCTGTTGCAAACCATCGGCGAGGCGTTCGACCACACCGTGGCCCGCTATCCCGAGGGCGAGGCGCTGGTGGTGCGTCATCAATCGTTGCGCTACACCTGGCAACAGCTCGCTGAAGCCGTCGATGTGCACGCCCGGGCCTTGTTGGCACTGGGCCTGAAAAGCGGCGACCGCCTCGGCGTGTGGGCACCCAACTGTGCCCAGTGGTGCATCAGCCAGTTCGCCAGCGCGAAGATCGGTGTGATCCTGGTCAACATCAACCCGGCCTACCGGGTGTCCGAACTGGAGTACGTGCTCAAGCAGTCCGGTTGCCAGTGGCTGGTGTGTGCCGGGTCATTCAAGACGTCGGACTACCACGCCATGTTGCAGGCACTCGCGCCGGAACTGGCGGAACAGTCGATCGGCCAGTTGCACAGCGAGCGCCTGCCGGATCTGCGGGGTGTCATCAGTCTCGATCCACAGCCGCCTTCGGGTTTCCTGCCCTGGTCGCAGTTGGCTGCCCTGAGCACCGCGGTGACCGCCGGGCAGTTGGCCGAGCGCGAAGCCAGTCTGCATTTCGACCAGCCGGTGAACATCCAGTACACCTCCGGCACCACCGGCTTTCCCAAGGGCGCGACCCTCAGCCATCACAACATTCTCAACAACGGCTACATGGTCGGCGAAAGCCTGGGCCTGACCGCTGCCGACCGCTTGGTGATACCGGTGCCGCTCTATCATTGCTTTGGCATGGTCATGGGCAACCTGGGCTGCGTGACCCACGGCAGCACCATGATCTACCCGAACGATGCGTTCGATCCCTTGCTGACCCTGACCACCGTGGCCGAGGAACAGGCCACGGCGCTGTATGGCGTGCCGACCATGTTCATTGCCCTGCTGGATCAGCCGCAGCGAGGCGAGTTTGATTTGTCCAGCCTGCGCACGGGCATCATGGCCGGGGCCACGTGCCCGATCGAAGTGATGCGGCGGGTCATCGGTGAGCTGCACATGCGCGAGGTGCAGATTGCCTACGGCATGACCGAAACCAGCCCGGTGTCCTTGCAGACCGGCCCTTCGGATGAACTGGAAGTGCGCGTGACCACCGTCGGCCGCACTCAGCCGCACCTGGAAAGCAAGATCATCGACGAAGCCGGTGAAATCGTGCCCCGAGGCACCATTGGAGAGCTGTGCACCCGCGGCTACAGTGTGATGCTCGGCTACTGGAACAACCCCAAGGGCACCGCCGAAGCGATCGACCAGGCGCATTGGATGCACACCGGCGACCTGGCGACCATGGACGAGCAGGGCTACGTCTGCATCGTCGGGCGTAACAAGGACATGATCATCCGTGGCGGCGAGAATGTTTACCCGCGTGAGCTGGAAGAGTTCTTCTTCACCCATCCGGCGGTGGCGGACGTGCAGGTGATCGGCATCCCGTGTTCCCGCTACGGCGAAGAAATCGTCGCCTGGATCAAGTGCCACCCCGGCCACAGTACCACCGCACAGGAGCTGCACGCCTGGTGCAAAGAGCGCATTGCCCACTTCAAGACGCCGCGTCACTTCAAGTTCGTCGATGCGTTTCCGATGACGGTCACGGGCAAGGTGCAGAAATTCCGCATGCGCGAAATCAGCATCCAAGAGCTGTGCGATAGGGACGAGGACTGA
- a CDS encoding isovaleryl-CoA dehydrogenase (catalyzes the formation of 3-methylbut-2-enoyl CoA from 3-methylbutanoyl CoA), with protein sequence MSYPSLNFALGETIDMLREQVQAFVAKEIAPRAAQIDLDNLFPADLWRKFGDMGLLGITVPEEYGGAGLGYLAHVVAMEEISRGSASVALSYGAHSNLCVNQINRNGTHEQKAKYLPRLISGEHIGALAMSEPNAGSDVVSMKLRADKRGDHYVLNGSKTWITNGPDANTYVIYAKTDLEKGPHGITAFIVERDWKGFSRSNKFDKLGMRGSNTCELFFDDVQVPEENILGVLNGGVKVLMSGLDYERVVLSGGPTGIMQACMDLIVPYIHDRKQFGQSIGEFQLIQGKVADMYTQLNASRAYLYAVAQACERGETTRKDAAGVILYSAERATQMALDAIQILGGNGYINEFPAGRLLRDAKLYEIGAGTSEIRRMLIGRELFNETK encoded by the coding sequence ATGAGCTACCCATCCCTGAACTTTGCCCTCGGCGAAACCATCGACATGCTGCGCGAACAGGTGCAAGCCTTCGTTGCCAAGGAAATCGCCCCGCGGGCAGCTCAGATCGATCTCGACAACCTGTTTCCCGCCGACCTGTGGCGCAAGTTCGGTGACATGGGCCTGCTGGGCATTACCGTGCCGGAAGAATATGGCGGCGCCGGCCTGGGTTACCTGGCCCACGTGGTGGCCATGGAAGAAATCAGCCGCGGCTCGGCGTCGGTGGCCCTGTCCTATGGCGCCCACTCCAACCTGTGCGTGAACCAGATCAACCGCAACGGCACCCACGAGCAGAAAGCCAAGTACCTGCCCAGGCTCATCAGCGGCGAACACATCGGCGCGCTCGCCATGAGCGAACCCAACGCCGGCTCCGACGTGGTCTCGATGAAACTGCGGGCCGACAAACGTGGCGACCATTACGTCCTCAACGGCAGCAAGACCTGGATCACCAACGGCCCCGACGCCAACACCTACGTGATCTACGCCAAGACCGACCTGGAAAAGGGCCCCCACGGCATCACCGCGTTCATCGTCGAGCGCGACTGGAAAGGCTTCAGCCGCAGCAACAAATTCGACAAGCTCGGCATGCGCGGCTCCAACACCTGCGAGCTGTTCTTCGATGACGTGCAAGTGCCGGAAGAAAACATCCTCGGCGTGCTCAACGGCGGCGTGAAAGTGCTGATGAGCGGGCTCGACTACGAGCGCGTGGTCCTGTCCGGCGGCCCGACCGGGATCATGCAGGCCTGCATGGACCTGATCGTGCCCTACATCCACGACCGCAAGCAGTTCGGCCAGAGCATCGGCGAATTCCAGCTGATCCAGGGCAAGGTCGCCGACATGTACACCCAGCTCAATGCCAGCCGCGCCTACCTCTATGCGGTGGCCCAGGCCTGCGAGCGCGGTGAAACCACCCGCAAGGACGCCGCCGGGGTGATCCTCTACAGCGCCGAACGCGCCACGCAAATGGCCCTCGATGCGATCCAGATCCTCGGGGGCAACGGCTACATCAATGAATTCCCGGCCGGTCGCCTGTTGCGCGACGCCAAGCTGTACGAAATCGGCGCCGGCACCAGTGAGATTCGCCGCATGCTGATCGGTCGCGAACTGTTCAACGAAACAAAATGA
- a CDS encoding hydroxymethylglutaryl-CoA lyase (catalyzes the formation of acetoacetate and acetyl-CoA from 3-hydroxy-3-methylglutaryl-CoA), producing the protein MSLPSFVRLIEVGPRDGLQNEAHPISVADKVNLVDALSAAGLGYIEVGSFVSPKWVPQMAGSAEVFAQIQRKPGVTYGALAPNLRGFEDALAAGVKEVAVFAAASEAFSQRNINCSIKESLERFAPIMAAARQHGVSVRGYVSCVLGCPYEGTVKPEQVAWVARELYAMGCYEVSLGDTIGTGTAGATRRMFEVVGAQVPRDKLAGHFHDTYGQAMANVYASLLEGIAVFDSSIAGLGGCPYAKGASGNVATEDVLYLLNGLGIETGVDLEALIAAGRQICDVLGRPTGSRVAKARSAQ; encoded by the coding sequence ATGTCCCTCCCCTCCTTTGTACGCTTGATCGAAGTCGGCCCCCGCGATGGCCTGCAGAACGAGGCACACCCCATCAGCGTCGCCGACAAGGTGAACCTCGTGGATGCCTTGAGCGCCGCCGGCCTGGGCTACATCGAGGTCGGCAGTTTCGTTTCGCCCAAATGGGTGCCGCAAATGGCCGGCTCCGCCGAGGTCTTTGCGCAGATCCAGCGCAAGCCCGGTGTTACCTATGGCGCCCTGGCGCCAAACCTGCGGGGCTTTGAAGACGCGCTGGCGGCTGGCGTGAAGGAAGTGGCGGTATTTGCCGCCGCGTCCGAAGCATTCTCCCAGCGCAACATCAATTGCTCCATCAAGGAAAGCCTGGAGCGCTTCGCGCCAATCATGGCGGCTGCCCGGCAGCACGGTGTCAGCGTGCGTGGCTATGTGTCCTGCGTGCTGGGCTGCCCGTATGAAGGCACGGTCAAGCCCGAGCAAGTCGCGTGGGTCGCGCGTGAGCTGTACGCGATGGGCTGCTATGAAGTGTCCCTGGGCGACACCATCGGCACGGGCACCGCCGGCGCCACCCGCAGGATGTTCGAGGTGGTCGGCGCGCAAGTGCCGCGGGACAAGCTCGCCGGGCATTTCCATGACACTTACGGCCAGGCCATGGCCAACGTGTACGCCAGCCTGCTGGAAGGGATCGCGGTGTTCGACAGCTCCATCGCCGGATTGGGGGGCTGCCCCTACGCCAAGGGCGCCAGCGGTAACGTCGCCACCGAGGACGTGCTCTACCTGCTCAACGGCCTGGGCATCGAGACCGGTGTCGACCTGGAGGCATTGATTGCCGCGGGCCGGCAGATCTGTGACGTGCTGGGCCGTCCCACCGGTTCACGCGTCGCCAAGGCACGCAGCGCACAGTGA
- a CDS encoding 3-methylcrotonyl-CoA carboxylase, whose protein sequence is MSAPTLTTLLVANRGEIACRVMRTAKAMGLTTVAVHSATDRDARHSREADIRVDLGGSKAADSYLQIDKLIAAAQASGAQAIHPGYGFLSENAGFARAIENAGLIFLGPPASAIDAMGSKSAAKALMETAGVPLVPGYHGEAQDLETFRDAAERIGYPVLLKATAGGGGKGMKVVEDVSQLAEALASAQREAQSSFGDSRMLVEKYLLKPRHVEIQVFADRHGHCLYLNERDCSIQRRHQKVVEEAPAPGLTPTLRRAMGEAAVRAAQAIGYVGAGTVEFLLDSRGEFFFMEMNTRLQVEHPVTEAITGLDLVAWQIRVAQGEPLPITQDQVPLLGHAIEVRLYAEDPANDFLPATGRLALYRESADGPGRRVDSGVAQGDEISPFYDPMLGKLIAWGEDREQARLRLLSMLDEFAIGGLKTNIGFLRRIVAHPAFAAAELDTGFIPRYQTQLLPEPGELDDDFWFAAAQAFALGLAPQVRGDDVHSPWAHTSGLRLGLPGETSLHLNCEGQDRAITLVPNIPGVELVDERLTLEHNGLRRSHRAIRQGDSVYLQWQGDLHRIDRYDPLAAAEASHSHQGGLTAPMNGSIVRVLVSAGQAVEAGAQLVVLEAMKMEHSIRAPQAGVIKALYCQEGEMVSEGSALVAFEE, encoded by the coding sequence ATGAGCGCCCCCACCCTCACCACACTGCTGGTGGCCAACCGTGGTGAAATCGCCTGCCGCGTGATGCGCACCGCCAAGGCCATGGGCCTGACCACCGTGGCCGTGCACAGCGCCACCGATCGCGATGCCCGTCATAGCCGCGAAGCCGACATCCGTGTCGACCTGGGCGGCAGCAAGGCCGCCGACAGTTACTTGCAGATCGACAAACTGATCGCCGCGGCCCAGGCCAGTGGTGCCCAGGCGATCCACCCCGGCTATGGCTTCCTGTCCGAAAACGCCGGGTTCGCCCGGGCGATCGAAAACGCCGGGCTGATCTTCCTCGGCCCACCGGCCTCGGCCATCGATGCCATGGGCAGCAAGTCCGCGGCCAAAGCCCTGATGGAAACTGCCGGCGTGCCCTTGGTGCCGGGTTACCACGGCGAGGCCCAGGACCTGGAAACCTTCCGCGACGCCGCCGAACGCATCGGCTATCCGGTGCTGCTCAAGGCCACGGCCGGTGGTGGCGGCAAGGGCATGAAGGTCGTCGAGGACGTCAGCCAGTTGGCCGAAGCCCTGGCCTCGGCCCAGCGAGAGGCGCAATCTTCGTTTGGCGACTCGCGGATGCTGGTGGAAAAGTACCTGCTCAAGCCACGCCATGTGGAAATCCAGGTCTTTGCCGACCGCCACGGCCATTGCCTGTACCTCAATGAACGCGACTGCTCGATCCAGCGTCGCCATCAGAAAGTGGTGGAAGAAGCCCCCGCCCCTGGCCTGACCCCGACCTTGCGCCGGGCGATGGGTGAAGCGGCCGTGCGCGCGGCCCAGGCGATCGGCTACGTCGGCGCCGGCACGGTGGAGTTCCTGCTGGATTCGCGGGGCGAGTTTTTCTTCATGGAAATGAACACCCGGTTGCAAGTCGAGCATCCGGTCACCGAAGCGATCACCGGGTTGGACCTGGTGGCCTGGCAGATCCGCGTCGCCCAAGGCGAGCCGTTGCCGATCACCCAGGACCAGGTGCCGCTGCTGGGCCACGCCATCGAAGTGCGCCTGTACGCCGAAGACCCGGCCAACGATTTTCTCCCGGCCACCGGGCGCCTGGCGTTGTATCGCGAATCGGCCGACGGGCCGGGTCGGCGGGTCGACAGCGGCGTGGCGCAAGGCGATGAGATCTCGCCGTTCTACGACCCGATGCTCGGCAAGCTGATCGCCTGGGGCGAAGATCGCGAGCAGGCGCGATTGCGGCTGTTGAGCATGCTCGACGAGTTCGCCATCGGCGGGCTGAAGACCAACATCGGCTTTCTGCGCCGCATCGTGGCCCACCCGGCCTTCGCGGCAGCCGAACTGGACACCGGATTTATCCCACGCTACCAGACGCAATTGCTGCCAGAACCCGGCGAACTGGATGACGACTTCTGGTTCGCAGCGGCCCAGGCATTTGCCCTGGGCCTGGCACCGCAGGTGCGTGGCGACGACGTGCATTCGCCTTGGGCCCACACCAGCGGTTTGCGCCTGGGATTGCCAGGGGAAACCAGCCTGCACTTGAACTGCGAAGGACAAGACCGTGCGATCACGCTGGTCCCTAACATCCCAGGCGTCGAACTCGTCGACGAGCGATTGACCCTCGAGCACAACGGCCTGCGTCGCAGCCACCGTGCCATTCGCCAGGGCGACAGCGTGTATCTGCAATGGCAAGGCGACCTGCATCGGATCGACCGGTACGACCCACTGGCCGCCGCCGAAGCCAGCCACAGCCATCAAGGGGGCCTGACGGCGCCCATGAACGGCAGCATCGTGCGGGTGTTGGTGAGCGCGGGCCAAGCGGTAGAGGCCGGGGCCCAGTTGGTGGTGCTCGAAGCAATGAAGATGGAGCACAGCATTCGTGCACCCCAGGCCGGCGTGATCAAGGCGCTGTATTGCCAGGAAGGCGAAATGGTCAGCGAAGGCAGCGCGCTGGTGGCGTTCGAAGAGTAG
- a CDS encoding gamma-carboxygeranoyl-CoA hydratase (catalyzes the hydration of gamma-carboxygeranoyl-CoA to 3-hydroxy-gamma-carboxygeranoyl-CoA) produces MDNFNTLELITDPRGFATLWLSRESKNNAFNAQMIRELILALDQVGSDPNLRFLLIRGRGKHFSAGADLAWMQQSAELDYHTNLDDARELAELMYNLAKLKIPTLAVVQGAAFGGALGLISACDMAIGADEAQFCLSEVRIGLAPAVISPFVVQAIGERAARRYALTAERFGGQRAREIGLLSESYPAEALDHHLEQWIDNLLLNSPAAMRASKDLLREVGHGALTPALRRYTENAIARIRVSPEGQEGLRAFLQKRAPNWQAESNNKEPRR; encoded by the coding sequence ATGGATAACTTCAACACCCTCGAATTGATCACTGACCCACGCGGTTTCGCTACCTTGTGGCTCAGTCGTGAGTCGAAGAACAACGCGTTCAATGCCCAGATGATCCGTGAACTGATCCTCGCCCTGGATCAGGTCGGCAGCGATCCGAACCTGCGCTTCCTGCTGATCCGTGGCCGCGGCAAGCATTTCAGCGCCGGCGCCGACCTGGCCTGGATGCAGCAATCGGCCGAGCTCGACTACCACACCAACCTCGACGACGCCCGGGAACTGGCGGAGCTGATGTACAACCTCGCCAAGCTGAAGATCCCCACGCTGGCCGTCGTGCAGGGCGCCGCCTTTGGCGGTGCGCTGGGCCTGATCAGCGCCTGCGACATGGCCATTGGTGCCGACGAGGCGCAGTTCTGCCTGTCGGAAGTGCGCATTGGCCTGGCGCCGGCGGTCATCAGCCCGTTCGTCGTCCAGGCCATCGGCGAACGGGCCGCCCGGCGCTACGCGTTGACCGCGGAACGTTTCGGCGGACAGCGTGCGAGGGAGATCGGTTTGCTGTCGGAAAGTTACCCGGCCGAGGCGTTGGATCATCACCTCGAACAATGGATCGACAACCTGCTGCTCAACAGCCCGGCGGCCATGCGCGCCAGCAAGGACTTGCTGCGTGAGGTCGGCCACGGTGCCCTGACCCCGGCGCTGCGACGCTACACCGAAAACGCCATCGCCCGCATCCGTGTCAGCCCCGAGGGCCAGGAGGGCCTGCGCGCCTTTCTGCAAAAGCGCGCGCCAAACTGGCAAGCCGAGTCGAATAACAAGGAGCCACGTCGATGA